Proteins encoded by one window of Deinococcus radiodurans R1 = ATCC 13939 = DSM 20539:
- a CDS encoding cytochrome c biogenesis CcdA family protein, giving the protein MLPGVNVSAAPSLTVAFLAGLISFLSPCVLPLLPSYLGVLGGAKAPLGRALGFIAGFGLVFVALGATASTLGAFLAPHKLLLGQLAAVLIVFFGLVMLGVIRLPFLMRDTRQLADAGGYGPVALGAAFAFGWSPCLGPTLGSILGLAASSASLGSGVRLLVAYTLGLALPFLLAALLWDRLNLRRLNRYAGIFEKVGGAVLVIVGVMMLTGQFTRLATFFFSVMPEWLKV; this is encoded by the coding sequence ATGCTGCCGGGTGTGAACGTGAGTGCCGCCCCCTCCCTGACCGTCGCGTTTCTGGCGGGGCTGATTTCCTTCCTGAGTCCCTGCGTGCTGCCGCTGCTGCCGAGTTATCTCGGTGTGCTGGGAGGCGCAAAAGCTCCGCTGGGCCGCGCTCTGGGCTTTATCGCCGGCTTCGGGCTGGTGTTCGTGGCCCTGGGCGCCACCGCCAGCACGCTGGGCGCCTTTCTCGCGCCGCACAAGCTGCTGCTGGGGCAACTCGCCGCCGTGCTCATCGTCTTTTTCGGACTGGTGATGCTGGGCGTCATCCGCCTGCCCTTCCTGATGCGCGACACCCGGCAGCTCGCCGACGCGGGGGGCTACGGCCCCGTCGCGCTCGGCGCTGCCTTCGCCTTCGGGTGGAGTCCTTGCCTGGGGCCGACGCTGGGCAGCATCCTGGGCCTCGCCGCGAGCAGCGCCAGCCTGGGCAGCGGCGTGCGGCTGCTGGTCGCCTACACGCTGGGGCTCGCCCTCCCCTTTCTCCTCGCCGCGCTGCTGTGGGACCGGCTGAACCTGCGGCGCCTCAACCGCTACGCCGGGATTTTTGAAAAAGTCGGCGGCGCCGTGCTGGTCATCGTCGGCGTGATGATGTTGACCGGGCAGTTTACCCGCCTCGCCACCTTCTTTTTCAGCGTGATGCCCGAGTGGCTCAAGGTGTAA
- a CDS encoding B12-binding domain-containing radical SAM protein, whose amino-acid sequence MSYWRNEIKPLLDAETGTLFKQAPIRVTLAFPNRYSVGMASLGYQVIYRMFNQEEGVACERAFLPDDVDAFERTGQALPTVESGRAAGDCELFSISVSFELDLTNIIRLIDVAGMNPLREERDETDPVVMIGGPLTSSNPYPLTPFADIIIIGDGEQIVPVVSEALRESSSREDFYDLIDGVPGVFLPARHVHEPTWATAPKELLPAYSQIVTPHSELSNMFLVEAQRGCPRPCTFCLARTMYGPNRNNQAQELLDVIPDWVEKVGLVGAALSDFPHTKFVGKTLTERGVKLGVSSIRADTVDAELAEILKAGGLRTFTVASDAPSERLRRWLKKGITTEDLLKTAQISRDLGFSGLKVYMMIGLGPENDDDITELISFTKELAGINRIALGISPFVPKRHTPHFADPFAGVQTIEKRLKRIQKELRTTAELRNVSAKWAWVESVIARGGPEVGMAAYQIYRNESIGAWKKALDEVGWQDDFEANTPSIGLPPGQYESKEVSAHAQGLAV is encoded by the coding sequence TTGAGTTACTGGCGCAACGAAATCAAACCGCTGCTGGACGCCGAAACCGGCACCCTGTTCAAGCAGGCCCCCATTCGCGTGACCCTGGCCTTTCCCAACCGCTACTCGGTGGGCATGGCGTCGCTGGGGTATCAGGTCATCTACCGCATGTTCAACCAGGAAGAAGGCGTCGCCTGCGAGCGGGCCTTTTTGCCCGACGACGTGGACGCCTTCGAGCGCACGGGGCAGGCGCTGCCCACCGTGGAATCGGGCCGGGCGGCGGGCGACTGCGAACTGTTTTCCATCAGCGTGAGCTTCGAGCTCGACCTGACGAACATCATTCGCCTCATTGACGTGGCCGGCATGAACCCGCTGCGCGAGGAGCGCGACGAGACCGACCCGGTGGTCATGATCGGCGGGCCGCTGACCTCGTCGAACCCTTACCCACTGACCCCTTTTGCCGACATCATCATCATTGGTGACGGCGAGCAGATCGTGCCGGTGGTCTCTGAGGCGCTGCGTGAATCGAGCAGCCGTGAAGACTTCTACGACCTGATCGACGGCGTGCCCGGCGTGTTCCTGCCGGCCCGCCACGTCCACGAGCCGACCTGGGCCACCGCGCCCAAGGAACTGCTGCCGGCCTACAGCCAGATTGTGACGCCGCACTCGGAGCTGAGCAACATGTTTCTGGTCGAAGCCCAGCGCGGCTGCCCGCGCCCCTGCACCTTCTGTCTGGCGCGCACCATGTACGGCCCCAACCGCAACAACCAGGCGCAGGAACTGCTCGACGTGATTCCGGACTGGGTGGAAAAAGTCGGGCTGGTCGGGGCGGCGCTCTCGGACTTCCCGCACACCAAGTTTGTCGGCAAGACCCTGACCGAGCGCGGCGTCAAGCTCGGCGTGTCCTCCATCCGCGCCGACACGGTAGACGCCGAACTCGCCGAGATTCTCAAGGCGGGCGGGCTGCGGACCTTCACCGTGGCGAGCGATGCGCCCAGCGAACGCCTGCGCCGCTGGCTGAAAAAGGGCATCACGACGGAAGACCTGCTCAAGACCGCGCAGATCAGCCGCGACCTGGGCTTTTCGGGCCTCAAGGTCTACATGATGATCGGCCTCGGCCCGGAAAACGACGACGACATCACCGAGCTGATTTCGTTCACCAAGGAACTCGCGGGCATCAACCGCATCGCGCTCGGCATCAGCCCCTTCGTGCCCAAGCGCCATACGCCGCACTTTGCCGACCCCTTCGCAGGCGTGCAGACGATTGAAAAGCGTCTCAAGCGTATTCAGAAGGAGCTGCGGACCACCGCCGAACTTCGCAACGTCTCGGCCAAGTGGGCCTGGGTCGAGAGCGTCATCGCGCGTGGCGGCCCCGAAGTGGGCATGGCCGCCTATCAGATTTACCGCAACGAGAGCATCGGCGCCTGGAAAAAAGCGCTGGACGAGGTGGGCTGGCAAGACGACTTCGAGGCCAACACCCCGAGCATCGGCCTGCCGCCGGGGCAGTACGAGAGCAAGGAAGTCAGCGCCCACGCGCAGGGCTTAGCCGTCTAA
- a CDS encoding DUF808 domain-containing protein, whose product MSGGLVALLDDVAAIAKLAAASVDDIGAAAGRAGAKAVGVVVDDTAVTPRYVAGFRPERELPVIWKIAKGSLFNKIVLILPVILLLSQFVPWAMNPLLMLGGLYLSFEGAEKLYEALTGGDHDEAGDAAAVGTPEHEKQMVSGAIRTDFILSAEIMVIALAEVTEQALFVRAVTLVIVALLITLLVYGVVGLIVKMDDIGLKMAQGRLGTTRALGRGLVRGMPVVMSVLSVVGTAAMLWVGGHILVSGLEKFGFGWLAHAIYHDAEAAGHALPFLGGAVTWFVETLGSAMVGLAVGALIVGLLHLLPRKEH is encoded by the coding sequence GTGAGCGGCGGCTTGGTCGCCCTGCTCGACGACGTGGCAGCGATTGCCAAACTCGCCGCCGCTTCGGTGGACGACATCGGCGCGGCGGCGGGCCGGGCGGGAGCCAAGGCGGTCGGCGTGGTGGTGGACGACACCGCCGTCACGCCGCGTTACGTCGCCGGCTTCCGGCCCGAGCGCGAGCTGCCGGTCATCTGGAAAATCGCCAAGGGGTCGCTGTTCAACAAGATTGTCCTGATTCTGCCGGTAATACTCCTGCTCAGCCAGTTCGTGCCGTGGGCGATGAACCCCCTGCTGATGCTCGGCGGGCTTTACCTGAGTTTCGAGGGCGCCGAGAAACTGTATGAGGCGCTGACTGGCGGCGACCACGATGAGGCGGGAGACGCGGCGGCTGTTGGCACCCCCGAGCACGAAAAACAGATGGTGAGCGGCGCCATTCGCACCGATTTCATCCTCTCGGCGGAGATCATGGTCATCGCGCTCGCTGAAGTGACCGAACAGGCGCTGTTCGTCCGCGCCGTCACGCTGGTGATCGTCGCCCTCCTGATCACGCTGCTGGTGTACGGCGTCGTCGGCCTGATCGTCAAAATGGACGACATCGGTCTGAAGATGGCGCAGGGGCGGCTGGGCACGACCCGCGCGCTGGGTCGGGGGCTGGTGCGGGGAATGCCGGTCGTGATGTCGGTGCTCTCGGTGGTCGGCACGGCGGCGATGCTGTGGGTCGGCGGACACATTCTGGTCTCAGGGCTGGAAAAGTTCGGCTTCGGCTGGCTCGCCCACGCCATTTACCACGACGCGGAGGCGGCGGGCCACGCCCTGCCTTTCCTCGGCGGCGCGGTGACCTGGTTCGTGGAAACGCTCGGCTCGGCGATGGTCGGCCTGGCGGTCGGCGCCCTGATCGTGGGGCTGCTGCATCTGCTGCCCCGTAAGGAGCACTGA
- the recX gene encoding recombination regulator RecX gives MYRPRRRSSTPASEGEAEPRPRRPKTREEQREALLAYAFRALGARAITEAELRGKLERRSEDPELVEEVLRRVQELGYQNDAEVARAENKRRGVGELRVRQTLRRRGLGADLIEETLQARDPEEEQQQAIDLLTKRWPALSRKRDPRASAYAFLARRGFGGSVIWPAIREVAELFPPDEAEE, from the coding sequence ATGTATCGCCCACGCCGCCGCTCGTCTACCCCTGCCTCGGAAGGAGAAGCCGAGCCCCGGCCCCGCCGCCCCAAGACCCGCGAGGAGCAGCGCGAGGCTTTGCTCGCCTACGCCTTCCGGGCGCTGGGGGCACGGGCCATCACCGAGGCCGAGCTGCGCGGCAAACTCGAACGGCGCTCGGAAGACCCCGAACTGGTCGAGGAAGTGCTGCGGCGAGTGCAGGAGCTCGGCTACCAGAACGACGCCGAGGTCGCCCGCGCCGAAAACAAGCGCCGGGGCGTGGGCGAACTGCGCGTCCGGCAAACCCTGCGCCGCCGGGGGCTGGGCGCCGACCTCATTGAGGAAACCTTGCAGGCCCGCGACCCCGAGGAGGAGCAGCAGCAGGCCATCGACCTCCTCACCAAACGCTGGCCCGCGCTGAGTCGCAAGCGTGACCCCCGCGCCAGTGCCTACGCTTTTCTCGCCCGGCGTGGCTTCGGGGGCAGCGTCATCTGGCCCGCCATCCGCGAAGTCGCCGAGCTTTTTCCGCCGGACGAAGCCGAGGAGTAA
- the rpsT gene encoding 30S ribosomal protein S20: protein MALRHKSAQKRHRQSLKRRAINRAKKSTIKTFSKKALVAAQGGAEDATAMQQRAESLIDKAAKGSTLHKNAAARKKSRLAKAINKAKAAQQA from the coding sequence ATGGCCCTTCGTCACAAGTCTGCCCAGAAGCGTCACCGTCAGAGCCTCAAGCGCCGCGCGATCAACCGCGCCAAGAAGAGCACCATCAAGACCTTCAGCAAGAAGGCCCTCGTTGCTGCCCAGGGAGGCGCCGAAGACGCCACCGCCATGCAGCAGCGCGCCGAAAGCCTGATCGACAAGGCCGCCAAGGGCAGCACCCTGCACAAGAACGCCGCCGCTCGCAAGAAGAGCCGCCTCGCCAAGGCCATCAACAAGGCCAAGGCCGCGCAGCAGGCCTGA
- a CDS encoding MDR family MFS transporter, with amino-acid sequence MTAAPVTPPTAPTPFRLSAAQFGLIAVTTLMWGGFFLVIPLVTVHFVDNLGWAAASVGLVLGLRQLTQQGLTVFGGAWADRIGPKPLILAGCLIRTLGFGWMGFASSLPELLGASLLAGIGGGLFDAPKSSAITAVTPPEHRPRMFSLVSIAGNLGMVTGPLLGAWLIALGFQRASLIAASAYIVAFVLLAVTLPRLKPERTPADTFSGLKVALHDRAFRNFTLVLGGYFLLSTQLNVAVTLKAVELAGQGATAPLYGLSAGLSVVLQYPLLRLAERYLRVRVVLVGAVVLVAVALGLMGLAQTFPQLLACVVLYSLGTMLVFPMQQTLTARLAPEGLVGSYFGFSAISLGLGGAVGNFVGGALVDAGHRLHFDLLPWLTLLLVGLATAAGLRVVLRDVPTREEMEARQRQAGA; translated from the coding sequence GTGACTGCCGCGCCCGTGACTCCGCCGACCGCTCCGACCCCGTTTCGCCTCTCCGCCGCGCAATTTGGCCTGATTGCCGTGACCACGCTGATGTGGGGCGGGTTTTTCCTGGTCATTCCGCTGGTCACGGTGCATTTCGTGGACAACCTGGGCTGGGCGGCGGCGAGCGTGGGGCTGGTGCTGGGGCTGCGGCAACTCACGCAGCAGGGGCTGACCGTGTTCGGGGGCGCCTGGGCCGACCGCATCGGCCCCAAGCCGCTGATTCTGGCGGGCTGCCTCATTCGCACGCTCGGCTTCGGGTGGATGGGCTTCGCGTCCTCACTGCCCGAGCTGCTCGGGGCGTCGCTGCTGGCGGGCATCGGCGGCGGGCTGTTCGACGCGCCCAAAAGTTCGGCCATCACCGCCGTGACGCCGCCCGAGCACCGGCCCCGCATGTTCAGTCTGGTCAGCATTGCCGGGAACCTCGGCATGGTCACCGGCCCGCTGCTGGGGGCGTGGCTGATTGCGCTGGGCTTTCAGCGGGCGTCGCTCATCGCGGCGAGTGCGTACATCGTGGCCTTCGTGCTGCTCGCCGTGACCCTGCCGCGCCTGAAACCCGAGCGGACGCCCGCCGATACCTTTTCGGGCCTCAAGGTGGCGCTGCATGACCGGGCCTTTCGCAATTTCACGCTGGTGCTCGGCGGTTACTTTCTGCTCAGCACGCAGCTCAACGTGGCGGTCACGCTCAAGGCGGTCGAACTCGCCGGGCAGGGCGCGACGGCCCCGCTCTACGGCCTCTCGGCGGGGCTCTCAGTGGTGTTGCAGTATCCGCTGCTGCGGCTTGCCGAACGCTACCTACGCGTGCGGGTGGTCCTTGTCGGCGCGGTGGTGCTGGTCGCCGTCGCCCTGGGGCTGATGGGCCTGGCGCAGACGTTCCCGCAACTGCTCGCCTGCGTGGTGCTTTACAGCTTAGGCACCATGCTGGTCTTTCCCATGCAGCAGACGCTGACGGCGCGCCTCGCCCCCGAGGGGCTGGTCGGCAGCTATTTCGGCTTCTCGGCCATCAGCCTGGGCCTCGGCGGGGCGGTGGGCAACTTTGTGGGCGGCGCCCTCGTGGACGCTGGGCACCGCCTGCACTTCGACCTCTTGCCCTGGCTCACGCTGCTGCTCGTCGGGCTGGCGACGGCGGCGGGCCTGCGGGTCGTGCTGCGCGACGTACCCACCCGTGAAGAAATGGAAGCCCGGCAACGTCAGGCGGGGGCCTGA
- a CDS encoding ABC transporter ATP-binding protein — MSVVDVFKSYRNAAGAETPVLKDIDLDIRRGEFFSLLGPSGCGKTTLLRILAGFEQADSGAVVIGGRDMTGIPAHRRPVNTVFQSYALFPHLSVADNVAFGLKQKGVRGAELRQRVERAMETVQIGQFGNRKPDQLSGGQRQRVALARAIVNQPEVLLLDEPLSALDLKLRKQLQVELSNLQEDLGITFVFVTHDQEEALVMSDRIAVMNQGRIEQLGRAEDLYERPRTAFVANFLGSSNLLAGRVAELHGTEATVQTEFGPLRTLHGAGLSVGQEVTLSIRPEKLRMERDDETEGNEVRARVDDIVYTGAENQYLLEAHGQRLVAFQLNADIGADEDFDYDEEVALYLPPASLVVLEEGEA; from the coding sequence GTGAGCGTGGTGGACGTGTTCAAGAGCTACCGCAATGCGGCGGGCGCCGAGACGCCGGTGCTGAAAGACATCGACCTCGACATCCGGCGCGGCGAGTTTTTCAGCTTGTTGGGGCCGTCGGGCTGCGGCAAGACCACGCTCTTGCGGATTCTGGCGGGCTTCGAGCAGGCCGATTCGGGCGCGGTGGTCATCGGTGGGCGCGACATGACCGGCATTCCGGCGCACCGCCGTCCGGTCAACACCGTGTTTCAAAGCTACGCGCTGTTTCCGCATCTGTCGGTGGCCGACAATGTGGCCTTTGGCCTCAAGCAAAAAGGCGTGCGCGGTGCGGAGTTGCGCCAACGGGTCGAGCGGGCGATGGAAACGGTGCAGATTGGACAGTTCGGCAACCGCAAGCCCGACCAGCTCTCGGGCGGGCAGCGGCAACGGGTGGCCCTCGCCCGCGCCATCGTCAACCAGCCGGAAGTGCTGCTGCTGGACGAACCTCTTTCGGCGCTCGACCTCAAGCTGCGCAAGCAGTTGCAGGTGGAACTGAGCAATTTGCAGGAAGACCTCGGCATCACCTTCGTGTTCGTGACCCACGACCAGGAAGAAGCGCTGGTCATGAGTGACCGCATCGCCGTGATGAACCAGGGCCGCATCGAGCAACTCGGGCGCGCCGAGGACCTCTACGAGCGCCCGCGCACCGCCTTTGTCGCCAACTTTCTGGGCAGCTCCAACCTGCTCGCGGGCCGGGTCGCCGAGCTGCACGGCACCGAGGCCACCGTCCAGACCGAGTTCGGCCCGCTGCGGACCCTGCACGGCGCAGGCCTGAGCGTGGGCCAGGAAGTCACGCTGAGTATTCGCCCGGAAAAACTTCGCATGGAGCGCGACGACGAAACCGAGGGCAACGAGGTGCGCGCCCGGGTGGACGACATCGTGTACACCGGCGCCGAGAACCAGTATCTGCTCGAAGCACATGGGCAGCGACTGGTGGCCTTCCAGCTCAATGCCGACATCGGGGCCGACGAGGACTTCGACTACGACGAGGAAGTGGCGCTGTACCTGCCGCCCGCGAGCTTGGTTGTGCTGGAGGAGGGGGAAGCATGA
- a CDS encoding ABC transporter permease, which translates to MRRFLATLGPAVLWLLAFLVVPSVIMFGYSLLTRTDLAQVGLPWTLENWQRVFGYDALFQEWVPDNLRVLWRSLLVAAGTTLLCVLMGYPLAFYIARQDARHKNLLLLLLIIPFWTNFLIRVYAWILILRPFDLVPSLTATFLGMVYALVPFFVLPVYSSVEKVDWRLLEAAQDLGATPARAFLTGVFPQTLPGLVAGVLLTFIPALGMFVVSDILGGAKTALIGNLIQNQFGQAGDWPYGSALSFLLMGVVLLGLWLYARLAGEKGLEELV; encoded by the coding sequence ATGAGGCGCTTTCTCGCCACCCTCGGCCCCGCCGTCCTGTGGCTCCTGGCCTTCCTGGTCGTGCCGTCGGTCATCATGTTCGGCTACTCGCTGCTCACACGCACCGACCTCGCGCAGGTGGGGCTGCCCTGGACGCTGGAAAACTGGCAACGGGTCTTCGGCTACGACGCGCTGTTTCAGGAGTGGGTGCCCGACAACCTGCGGGTGCTGTGGCGCTCGCTGCTCGTCGCGGCGGGAACCACGCTGCTGTGCGTGCTGATGGGCTATCCGCTCGCCTTCTACATCGCCCGGCAGGACGCGCGGCACAAAAATCTGCTGCTTCTCCTGCTGATTATCCCGTTCTGGACGAACTTCCTGATTCGGGTCTACGCCTGGATTCTGATTTTGCGGCCCTTCGACCTCGTGCCCAGCCTGACCGCCACTTTCCTGGGCATGGTGTACGCGCTGGTGCCGTTTTTCGTGCTGCCGGTGTATTCCAGCGTGGAAAAGGTGGACTGGCGACTGCTCGAAGCGGCGCAGGATCTCGGCGCGACCCCGGCGCGGGCCTTCCTGACCGGCGTGTTTCCGCAGACGCTGCCGGGGCTGGTGGCGGGCGTGCTGCTCACCTTCATTCCAGCGCTCGGCATGTTCGTGGTGTCGGACATCCTCGGCGGCGCGAAGACGGCCCTGATCGGCAACCTGATCCAGAACCAGTTCGGGCAGGCGGGCGACTGGCCCTACGGCTCGGCGCTGAGCTTCCTGCTGATGGGCGTGGTGCTGCTGGGGCTGTGGCTCTACGCCCGCCTCGCTGGGGAAAAGGGCCTGGAGGAACTGGTATGA
- a CDS encoding polyamine ABC transporter substrate-binding protein, producing MKRSLPFVLCLLLTACHRIEPQDSAAEGNGTTTPAPQSRDDGKTLRIFMWSEYIDPAVVRAFEKQNGVRVVIDTYESNEAMLAKLQGGGASYDLATPSNYVIQTMLRAKLLQPLEKEQLRNFGNVAAGFVNPPFDPGNIYTVPYQFAATGLAYNSGRYVPPAEDWGLIFGPEDKVKFALLDDPREVIGAALKYLGYSVNTEKVDELRAARNLLRRTVQKRGFESFAGGPEIRNKLLSGSIDLGQIYVGDLLAGAAEDPHLKVFLPRPGTTISTDLLALLRGSPNPALARKFIDFVLEPKNSAAISNYTYYGNPNRAAQPLLDPFLKSQKAFSPSDDDFRTGRVEFINELPQGRVPRLYDRIWTELKSR from the coding sequence ATGAAACGCTCGCTCCCCTTCGTGCTTTGCCTGCTGCTCACCGCCTGCCACCGTATCGAGCCGCAGGACAGCGCCGCCGAGGGCAACGGCACGACCACGCCCGCCCCACAAAGCCGCGACGACGGCAAGACGCTGCGCATCTTCATGTGGTCGGAGTACATCGACCCGGCGGTGGTTAGGGCCTTCGAGAAGCAAAACGGCGTGCGCGTCGTCATCGACACCTATGAGAGCAACGAGGCGATGCTCGCCAAATTGCAGGGCGGCGGCGCAAGTTACGACCTCGCCACGCCGAGCAATTACGTCATCCAGACCATGCTGCGCGCCAAGCTGCTGCAACCGCTCGAAAAGGAGCAGCTCCGCAACTTCGGCAACGTGGCCGCCGGGTTCGTCAATCCGCCGTTCGACCCCGGCAACATCTACACCGTGCCCTACCAGTTCGCGGCCACCGGGCTGGCGTACAACTCGGGGCGCTACGTGCCGCCCGCCGAGGACTGGGGCTTGATTTTCGGCCCTGAGGACAAGGTCAAATTTGCCCTGCTCGACGACCCCCGCGAGGTCATCGGCGCCGCCCTGAAGTACCTGGGCTACTCGGTCAACACCGAAAAGGTGGACGAATTGCGCGCCGCACGCAACCTGCTGCGGCGCACCGTGCAAAAGCGCGGCTTCGAGTCGTTCGCGGGCGGCCCCGAGATTCGCAACAAACTGCTCTCGGGCAGCATCGACCTCGGGCAAATTTACGTGGGCGACCTGCTCGCCGGAGCCGCCGAAGACCCGCACCTCAAGGTCTTTTTGCCCCGCCCGGGCACCACCATTTCCACCGACCTGCTGGCGCTGCTGCGCGGCAGCCCGAACCCCGCCCTGGCGCGCAAGTTCATCGACTTCGTGCTGGAGCCGAAAAACAGTGCCGCCATCTCCAACTATACCTACTACGGCAACCCCAACCGCGCCGCACAGCCGCTGCTCGACCCCTTCCTGAAGTCGCAAAAAGCGTTCAGCCCCAGCGACGACGACTTCCGCACGGGCCGCGTCGAGTTCATCAACGAGCTGCCACAGGGGCGCGTGCCCCGGCTCTACGACCGCATCTGGACCGAACTCAAGAGCCGCTGA
- a CDS encoding S41 family peptidase: MPLAPLRPLARLGLLSALLLAPSSVAATSPGVQAPAQAAAVPSAPAIAADAPAQQIFDEVNELLNERYGGLSPVNRPALTREYQQRLNAVCTPQPRTCPEDKAYPVLEAELTALGDEHSFFQTPEDYQDFVTSATGGSRQQFGVKLAKFDGENRLVLEVVPEGAAEGAGLRRGDVLKTIDGAAFTYSDLQKARREGRLLRLGIERQGQPLEVSLQARESSTRDLPRMSFVGPRSDVALIRIPTFLTGGGVAQRVHDLVNQAERVGAQGVIVDLRGNTGGSLSECDSAVGAFVPSFTRVAQNADGQSRTTVQQGRRLEDGVSSGSVRRPQLWTGPLAVLVNEVSASCSEFFAYEVQYARRGPVIGETTAGVGNTATRVFPVGERAALQLTLTHYVKPGGQPYPVRVTPDELRPEGDDELRHLSQGDDVLLRAGLAALSTAPTLAVDRK; encoded by the coding sequence ATGCCACTCGCCCCCCTGCGTCCTCTGGCTCGTCTGGGCCTGCTTTCCGCCCTGCTGCTGGCCCCGTCTTCGGTGGCGGCCACCTCCCCAGGAGTACAGGCGCCTGCCCAAGCAGCGGCGGTGCCCTCCGCTCCCGCCATTGCTGCCGACGCCCCGGCGCAGCAGATTTTCGATGAGGTCAACGAGCTGCTCAACGAGCGGTATGGCGGCCTCTCTCCCGTCAATCGCCCAGCGCTCACGCGTGAGTACCAGCAGCGCCTGAACGCGGTGTGCACGCCGCAGCCACGCACCTGCCCGGAAGACAAGGCTTACCCGGTGCTGGAAGCCGAGCTGACGGCGCTGGGCGACGAGCACAGCTTTTTCCAGACGCCCGAGGACTATCAGGACTTCGTGACGAGCGCCACCGGGGGCAGCCGCCAGCAGTTCGGGGTCAAGCTCGCCAAGTTCGATGGTGAGAACAGACTCGTCCTCGAAGTGGTGCCGGAGGGAGCCGCTGAGGGCGCCGGGCTGCGGCGCGGGGACGTGCTGAAGACTATTGACGGAGCCGCCTTCACTTACAGCGACCTGCAAAAGGCGCGGCGCGAGGGTCGCCTCCTGCGGCTCGGCATCGAACGTCAGGGGCAGCCGCTCGAGGTCAGCCTGCAAGCCCGCGAGAGCAGTACCCGCGACCTGCCGCGTATGAGTTTCGTGGGGCCGCGCAGTGATGTGGCGCTTATTCGCATTCCGACCTTTTTGACCGGCGGCGGGGTGGCGCAGCGCGTCCATGACCTGGTGAATCAGGCGGAGCGGGTCGGGGCGCAGGGCGTCATCGTGGACCTGCGCGGCAACACCGGCGGCAGCCTCAGCGAGTGCGACAGCGCGGTAGGCGCCTTCGTGCCCTCGTTCACGCGGGTGGCGCAGAACGCCGACGGACAGAGCCGCACCACCGTACAGCAGGGCCGGCGGCTGGAAGACGGCGTATCGAGCGGCAGCGTGCGCCGCCCGCAACTGTGGACCGGGCCGCTCGCGGTGCTCGTCAACGAAGTCAGCGCGTCGTGCAGCGAGTTTTTCGCCTACGAGGTGCAGTACGCCCGGCGCGGCCCGGTCATCGGAGAAACGACTGCCGGGGTGGGCAACACCGCCACCCGCGTGTTCCCGGTGGGAGAACGCGCCGCCTTGCAGCTCACCCTGACGCACTACGTCAAACCCGGCGGGCAGCCGTACCCGGTGCGGGTGACCCCCGACGAGCTGCGCCCCGAGGGGGACGACGAACTGCGCCACCTCAGCCAGGGCGACGACGTGCTGCTGCGCGCCGGACTTGCGGCCCTCTCCACTGCGCCGACGCTGGCGGTGGACCGCAAGTAA
- a CDS encoding ABC transporter permease: MTRRTHPLLSLWAWLTYAFLYLPILVLIVFSFNDSKFGATWQGFTTKWYSVLFARPDVREAVTNTLLVAVGSTAVATVLGTLVGFGLWRGGFRGRLPLTFLLVMPIVIPDVVMGVMLLMFYALVRGLLERTGWTFENGFWTVMLAHVTFQLSYVALNVRSRLAGYGRELEEAAADLGATPVQSFFQVILPLALPGVLSGALLAFTLSLDDFVVTYFTSGSGFKTLPVLIYTSVKKGVTPDINALSAMLVLFTVLLLVMGNVLSQPRRREE; this comes from the coding sequence ATGACCCGCCGCACCCATCCCCTCCTGAGCCTCTGGGCCTGGCTCACCTACGCCTTTCTGTACTTGCCTATCCTCGTCCTGATCGTCTTTTCCTTCAACGATTCCAAGTTCGGGGCGACCTGGCAGGGCTTTACGACGAAGTGGTACTCGGTGCTGTTCGCCCGCCCCGACGTGCGCGAGGCGGTCACGAACACCCTGCTCGTCGCGGTGGGCAGCACAGCCGTCGCTACGGTGCTGGGCACGCTGGTCGGTTTCGGGCTGTGGCGCGGCGGCTTTCGCGGGCGGCTGCCGCTGACCTTCCTGCTCGTCATGCCCATCGTGATTCCCGACGTGGTGATGGGCGTCATGCTGCTGATGTTCTACGCGCTGGTGCGCGGGCTGCTGGAGCGCACCGGCTGGACCTTCGAGAACGGCTTCTGGACCGTGATGCTGGCGCACGTGACCTTTCAGCTCAGCTACGTGGCGCTCAACGTGCGCTCGCGGCTGGCGGGCTACGGGCGCGAACTGGAAGAAGCCGCCGCCGACCTGGGCGCCACGCCGGTGCAGTCGTTCTTTCAGGTGATTTTGCCGCTCGCGCTGCCCGGCGTGCTCTCGGGGGCGCTGCTGGCGTTTACCCTGAGCCTCGACGACTTCGTGGTCACGTATTTTACCAGCGGCTCGGGCTTCAAGACGCTGCCGGTGCTGATCTACACCTCGGTCAAAAAGGGTGTGACGCCCGACATCAACGCGCTTTCGGCGATGCTGGTGCTGTTCACGGTGCTGCTGCTGGTCATGGGCAACGTGCTCTCGCAGCCCCGGCGGAGGGAAGAATGA